The Pseudodesulfovibrio cashew genomic sequence GCGGCCTTCCTGCGCGCCGCCCATGTCGAGTCCGTGCAGCACCCGGAACTGCGTGAAATCCTCCGCAGCCGGGGCGGCGAAAGAACTCGGACCGAACTTGCGGCGTGGCTGGACCGCCAGTGCGCCAAAGGGCGCCTTGTCATTGACGATCCTGACAACACCGCCCACATGCTCATGGACATGTTCACCGGCGCGGTCATCTTCGAGGCCATCGGCGGATTCGGCTGGGCCACCCGCGAAGAGCGAATGGCCCATTTCCGCGTGTGCATCGACACCTTTCTCAACGGCACCCTTCCCGGCAGCCGGAGGAGCTGAAATCCCCCGACCGCCTTCGGCTGCCGCCACCAGAGGCTGACGCCCTCCAAAGGGCATCAAACATCTGACACGCCCTTGCCCTGCCCCTGCTCCCGCTTAGGGCTGGCGAAAATCTTCGTTCCAATTTTGCACTTGCCCGGCCCTGGCTGGCCGCCACCTCTTGACGGAACCAGGATAGCCATCTAACATATTATTAAAACTAAACTTTACAACTGATTTGCGGCAAGGAGCATCTCCAGCCTTCAGCATGCTCAGTCCATGAGGCATCTAAATTTTTGCCTGGCCGTGCCGATTAATAGATGGGAAGTTGTGCCAAGGCCTCATGACAGCCGAAAGAGTAAAGAGTTCAGTTTAGAAGCATTGTTGCTCCAGTTGCAGCGACATCGTACCCAATGACGGATTTGGATTGGAAAGGTGGAATTATGAACAAGAGATCGCTGAGTGACATCCCGAAAGGAAGCCGTGTCGCAATATATGGTGCGGGCGAATCCGGACAGAAAATCATGATGATTTTGCAGGAATTCCGTCCCGACGTATCAATACGCTGCTTTCTGGATACGTATAAGTCAGACACATTTCACGATCTCCCGTGCATCCGGGTCGATGATTTATCCACAGTACTGGACTCCATCGACCTGATCGTGGTCGCCTCCGCTTTCTACCCTGAAATAACCAGCACATTGCGGCTTCGAGGCGTTTCGAATTACCTCGTCATCGACCGTTCTTTCTACAGGCTTCCGTTTTCCACCAGGGAAGAACTGCGGGCAATGAGCGCCATGATCGAGCAGTGCGAAAAGCGCAGCTCGCACCCGGCGGCCACCATGTTGGACGAATACATCCGGAAGGTGGAGTGGGACCTGAGCGAATTGAAGGCATACCAGGACACCGGATTCCTCCCCCATGGGGCGATGGTCCAGATTTCGAAGAAGTGCAATCTTCGCTGCGTCTTTTGCGGACATGAGGCATGGAAGGAAAATACCGGCTTCATGGACTTCGAGTTGCTGCAGAAGGTTGTTGAAGAAATAAACGCCATCGGCGCCAACATGACCCTTGTCGGCCCTCAGGGAGAGCCGACGCTTCATCCTGAATTCGAGAAAATCATCCGGTATGTCGGCAAGCATGTGCCCAGGGCGCTGCTCTGCACCAATGGAACGGCGTTAACCCCAAGCAAGATTGAAGCGATCGTGGACAGCGGGCTGACCTCCGTTGAGATCTCGTTCGCCGGCTATGACGCCAAGTCCTACGAGAGCATCTACGTGGGAGCCGATTTCGAAAAGACGACCCGAAACATGCAGCAGCTCTCCGACGCCATCCAGGCCTCGGGCAAGGATATTTCGCTCGTGATCAAAGGGATTTACCCGTACTCCTGGAACCAGGAGGATGACTTCGAGAGCTTCAAGGCTAAATGCTTTGCGCTCTATGAGCGGCTCGGGATCAAGGGACGGTACGACATCTCAGGCGAACCGCACAATTTTGCGGGTAACGTCGAATCAGGGCCATATGACGAACAGCTGAAGCTGTTTACGACAAAGACGATTGCGAACTCGCGTCCCCGGCTTTGCGGGCAGCTCTTCAATCCCTGCGTTCACCACGACGGCAAGGTGAGCGTTTGCGGATGCCATGATGCGAACTGCAGGATGCCAATCGGAAAGATCGGACAAGAGTCTTTTGCGGCAATGATGCAGGGAGAACAAATGAAGGAATATGTCATCAGTTACATGGAACGGAGATACGACAAAATACCTTTGTGCCGGAAATGCGACGTGCCGTATAAATAGAGTTTCGCCTGGTTAACTTTTCCCATGATCCACGGTTGCTGTCTTTTCATGGCGAATGGCAAATTCACCTACAAGTCTTGAGGGTTGTTGTGAACAATGTGATTCTTCCGTTGCATCTTTCCGGGGCTGCTCTATCTCGATATCACAACATCCTGTATATCGTGCTTCCCAAATGCGGCAACACCTCGATGAAGAGGATGATGGTTGAACTGGAGGGCGATGCCGACTTTGCCGGTTTCGACATTGATTCGATAGACGTCCACACTCACAAGAACAAAACGGTAATCCAGAACGATTTCAGAAAAAACATAGAGCACCTGAGAGCGTTCTCGGAAAAGCTCTTTGTTTTTACCGTTGTCAGGAATCCCTATGTCCGGGTCTTGTCGGGATATCTGGATAAGATTCGTAATTCCCCGGACCCCAGGGCCACCTGGTTCGGACAAAAATATTCCGCCAAAAACCGGCAACTGTCTTTTGTCGAGTTTTTGCATCTCTTGAAACAGTCGGATCTGAACACCATCGATTGGCACCTCAGGCCAGCCCATCTCGTCGCGCAGACAGGCCTTGTCCGATACGATTACATCGGGAAACTCGAAGAGGTCGACAGAGTCGCTGAAGCCATCAACGCGGCCCGCCACTGTGACATCCGCCAGGCGCCCTATTGCTCCAGGCGAATCCACTCCAGCAGCAAGCGCCTCTTCGGTTACTACGACTCGGAGGCCGTTGAACTGGTGGACGAAATCTTCGCTTCGGACTTTGTCTATTTCAACTATCCGAAAGGCGACTTCGAGAACCTCGCCGGGGGACACATAGACATTGACCGTGTCAACGCACCTGCCAAGGATGCCATGCTCGGATTTCGCCCGAGAAAGCGATTCGAGGAAAACATGGATGCCTTCCTGCTGATGGAGCAAAGCCTGCAGCACAGGCTTTCAGGGGATCTGCCTGCGGCTTTGCGGGAGAACGAACAGGCAATCGCACTTGTCAGCGACAATCCATACTTTTTCGCCTTTCTCGGCGATCTTCTGGACGGAGCCGGGAATCATGCCGAAGCAGCCGACGCCCTGACAAAAGCCATTGCCCTCGCCCCCCTCGACTCCCGCCTCCACCTGCAACTCGGTGTGATACACGCGCATCTGGATGACGCAAGATCCGCAACCCGTGCCGTCTTGGCGGCCATCGCCACGAAGGACTATCACCACGAGTTCTACTCCGCCCTCTTCAACGTGCTCATTTCGATCTTTGACTTGCAGGGGACGGAAGAAGTGCTGCAACAGGCAATCGGGCATGACCCAGATAATCCTCATTTTCATCTACTCCGAAGCCGGATTCACGACCACTTCGGCCAGAGCGAAACGGCAATCGAACTGGCTCGGGAAGCCATGGGCGTGGTGAACTATCATCCTGGCCTGCACATGCATCTGGCAACAATGCATGCCGCGCGCAACGAGTTTACAAAAGCAGCAGAGGTACTGAAGGAGGCCATCTCCCATAATCCGCAGAGTTCTGCTATCCGCTTGCGGCTGGGCCGGTTGTACTTGCAACAGGGAGAGACCGGAAGTGCTTTGCATATGGCTCGTGAAGCCATTGCCACAAAAGACTTCTACATCGGTTTTTATCAACATCTGACAGCTTTGCTCAACGATTGCTGCACACTGGAAGAATTTGAAGACGAACTCAGGCAGGCGATCGCTCTCAACGAGGGGAACGCGCACTTCCTGTTGCAGCTCAGCCATGTCCACAGGCGGCAAAACAAAATCGACGAGGCGGTCCTGGCGGTTCGGGAAGCCATCCGTAACGACAGCCTGTACCCCGGCTTCTACTACCACCTGACCAACCTGCTTCTCGACTCGGGAGACCCGGAGGGTGCCCGTGAGTCCGCACAGAAGGCGCTCACCCTTGTGCCTGACGATCCGGGAGTCTTTCACGCCCTGCTCGGCAAGACTTATTCTGCTCTTGGCGACACGAAGGCCGCAGCCGAAGAGAGGGGAAAGTCACTTGAGAAAGTGAAGCGACCAGCCAATTTCGACGAATACTTCGCAAGCCTTTTCAGAGGGCTACCTGCCAAAGGGACAAGCTCGGCAACGGGATAACCGTACTCCGGGATCAGTTCTCCGGAGCACACACCATCCGGCACAGCCAGGTCGCGCCGCCGCCTGCTCAGTCCTCCGTCCTGTGGATGTGAATTTCCTGCTGCGGGAAGGGGATGATAATGCCCTTCTCGTTGAAAGCCCTGTAGATGTCCTTGCAGAGCAGGTGCACGAGCCTGCCCCGGTCGTGGGGGCGGGCCGCCCAGCAGAGCAGCTCGAATTCGAGTGCGGAGTCGCCGAAGGCGCGGAAGCGCACCCGGGGCTCGGGATCGGCGATGACCAGCGCGTTCTGCCGGGCCATCTCCAGCAGCGTGGCCTCCACCAGGTCGATGTCGGAGCCGTAGGCCACCCCGATCTTGACACCCACCCGGAACGAGGGGTGGGGCATGCTCTGGTTCACCACTTTGGCGTTGGTGATGACCGAGTTGGGGATGGAGATCATGATGTCGCCACGGGTGAGCAGCCGGGTGCTGCGCATGCCCACGGCCATGACCTCGCCCCGCTCGCCGCTGTCCAGGACGATATAGTCGCCGGCGCGAAAAGGACGGTCCATGAAGATGGACACTCCGCCGAAGAAGTTGGCCAGGGTTTCCCGCGCGGCCAGGGCCACGGCCACGCCCGCGATGCCTGCGGAAGCGAAGATGGCGGTGACAGGAATACCGAAGTGGCTCCCCACGTGGTAGAAAAGGATGAAGATCAGGCAGAAGGTGACCAGCCTGCACAGCAGCTTGATCACGTCGGCGTCCAGGGCTTCCTCCTTGATCTTGGCGGAGCTTATTATCATCCGCATGACGATGTTTCCGGCGTAGATGATCGCGATTCCGGCGAAGACAGCAAAGGCGGCTCCGAGCACCACGGTCAGGTAGCGCAGGATGTCGCCGGTGATGTTGATCTGGTCGTTGGCGATGAATTTGATGAACGTGCACATCCCCATGGCGTACAGGGGAAAGAGCATGCGCTTCGTATGGAGTTTGCCCGGCTTGGCCTGGTCCGGACGAATCCTGCTCCATTTCCAGACAAGCCAGATGGAAAAGCCGCAAACTGCCATGACCACAAACAGCGCGAGCCACTGCCAGATGGCCTGACCATGGACGCCCTCCATCATCCAGTCGGGCAACCGCTTCAGAAATCCGTCAGGGATCATCCAGCCCGAGGAGTAAATGTACTGCTCGTAGAAGCCGGTGTAGTCCGGCCCCTTGTCGATGCGATACGGCAGGTCCTTGACCTCGTTGTAGAATCCTTCCAGCTGGTCCACCGTGGCCGCAGTAAAGAGGTAGGACCCCATGCGGGGACCGGCCGCAATTCTTTCGATGGTGATTTCGGTATGGGGAATACGCCAGCGCAGGAGCTTGTTTTCCCGCACCTGGTTTTTGTCCGGGACGTCCGCTGTCTCGGGCAGCTCAATGCGGTCGAGGATCTCGCGCAGCATGAGCACGGATTCCACCGCAACTTCGCTTCGCAGAGTCGGGGGGACCTGCTCGAGATCGAAGCAGCGTTCGGCCCGCTGCAGGTACTCCCGCTCCAGGAAGACATCCTCCCTGCTGGCCGTGGCCGCCTCGTAAAGCTTGTCCGTATAGGTGAGAAAGCTGTTCAGCGTGGCCCTGGGGCTGGACGTGTCCGGCGGCTCCAGCGGAAAGAGGTTCGCCGCTCCGGCGGGCAGGGAAAGCAGCAAAAGAATAAGCAGGACAAAAGACGCGCGGCGAAACATGGAAACTCCCGTTTGTTGCAAGATGGCATACCCTATCACAATCCCTTGACCGGACGCCATCGGCTTATAGGGCAATCAGGACACGCCGCAGCATCCCACGCCCGTCCCCGCCATGGCGGCCATTCGCTCCTTCCCAAAGGTCGGGGGGGCTGGTAAGGAATCCTTGCTATGTGTGGAATCTGCGGCTTCATCAATCCGGGCATGACCGGCGACGCGCAAGGGCTTGCGGCCCTGGCCGAACGCATGGCCGACACCCTCGCCCACCGGGGTCCGGACGCCCACGGGGCCTACGGCGATCCCGAGGCGGGTGTCGGGCTGGGGCATCGCCGCCTCTCCATCCTGGACCTCTCGCCCGCGGGCTCGCAGCCCATGCACGGCGGAGACGGGCGATTCGTGCTGGCCCACAACGGCGAGATATACAATTTTCTGGAACTGCGTCGGGAACTTGAGGCCGAAGGCGGCCCGTTCCTGCCCTGGCGCGGGGACTCGGACACCGAGGTCATGCTGGCCGCGTTCCAGGTCTGGGGCGTGGAAGGGGCACTCACCCGGTTTGCGGGCATGTTCGCCTTCGCCCTCTGGGACCGGAAGGAGCGCATCCTGCACTTGGCCAGGGACCGCATGGGCGAGAAGCCGCTCTATTTCGGACGGGCGGGCAGCGGGCTGGTCTTCGGCTCGGAGCTGAAGGCGCTCCGGGCGCACCCGGACTTCGAGGCCGGGCTGGACATGGAGGCCCTCTCCCTGTTCCTGCGCTACCAGTACGTCCCCGAACCGCGCTCCATTTATGCGAACGCGCACAAGCTCATGCCCGGCCATCTGCTATCCATCCGCGCGGACAGACCGCAGGAATGGAACCCCAGGCCCTACTGGTCCCTGCGTGACTGCGTGGAGCGCGCCCAGGCCGATCCGTTCACCGGCTCGGAGCAGGAGGCCGCGGACGGACTGGAAACCCTGCTCTCGCAGGCGGTGCAAAACCAGATGCTCTCGGATGTGCCCCTGGGGGCACTGCTCTCGGGCGGAATCGACTCCTCACTGGTTACGGCGCTGATGCAGGCGGCCTCGGATCGCCCGGTGCGCAGCTTCACCATCGGTTTTGCGGACAAGGCCTACGACGAGTCCTCGGACGCCCGACGCGTGGCCGACCACCTGGGCACGGAGCACACCGAACTTTTCGTCACCCCGGAACACGTGCTCGACCTGATCGGCGGGCTGCCCGAGCTCTACGACGAGCCCTTTGCCGACGCCTCGCAGTTGCCCACCCATCTGGTGGCCAGACTCACCCGGGAGCACGTCACCGTCTGCCTCACCGGAGACGGCGGGGACGAGACCTTCGCCGGGTACAATCGTCATTTCTGGGCCCCTGCCGTGTGGGACCGAATCGGAAGCGTTCCCGCGCCGCTGCGCACGCTGGCGGCCTCGACCATGCGGCTGGTCCCGCCCGGCGGATACGACACCCTGTTCGAAGCGGCGGACGGCCTGCTGCCGGAATCCCTGCGGGTGCGCACCCCCGGCTTCAAGGCCCACAAGCTGGCCGACGCACTGGGCGCACCCACGAAGGAGGCGCTCTACAAGCGGCTCTGCTCGGCCTGGCCCGATCCAAACGCGCTGACCGGGACGCCCGAGCCCGCCACGCTGGTGGACCGGCCCGGCGCCTGGCCGCGCACGGACGGCTACACGCGGTGGATGCAGTTCATGGATTCCGTGACCTACCTGCCGGGGGACATCCTGCACAAGGTCGACCGCGCCGCCATGGGCGTGGCCCTGGAGTCACGCGCGCCGTTCCTGGACCATCGGGTGGTGGAGTTCGCCTGGCGGCTGCCCCTGCCCATGCTGCTTGCGGGGCGGGAGGGCAAGCGCATTCTGCGCACGATCCTGTACCGGCACGTGCCGCGCGAGTTGGTGGACCGACCCAAGACCGGCTTCGGCGCGCCGCTGGAGCACTGGCTGCGCGGACCGCTCCGCGACTGGGCGCACGAACTCCTGGACCCGGCCCGCATCCGGCAACAGGGACTGTTCCGGGCCGAGGCCGTTTCCGGGCAACTGGCGGATCACATGAGCGGCAGGCGCGACAACCAGTACCGGCTGTGGACCATGCTCATGTTCCAGGCGTGGTACGACAGGTGGATGTAGGGAACGCCCGACGGCTACATGGCGTCCAGCGCGGCGGTCCGATCTCCGTAGAGGGGAAATATCTTGTCGTATCCCGAGACCTCGAAGACTTCCTGGATGTAGTCCTTGATACCGCAGATGCCCACGGCGCCGGAGGCCTTCTTGAGGCGCTGGTAGGCCAGGACCAGGACGCGCAGGCCGGAAGAGTTGATGTAATCAAGCCCTGAAAAGTCGAAGAGCAGTTTGGTCTCGCCGCCCTCGAGCAGGGCGAGGACTTTTTCCTCAAGCACCTGGGTGCCTTCGGCATCGAGATTGCCGTCGACGGTCAGGACGCTGACGCCGTTTTCCTTGGTTTCCTTCAGAGCCATGATTCCTCCCTATTGCAACCTACCCCTGGTGGGCGCAGGTCTTCAGATCTTTTGTCATTGTCAGAATGTTCTTGCCGTTGCTTCGCTGGTACTTGATGTGGCTGACCATGTTCTTGACCAGGTGGACGCCCATGCCCCCGATCTGTCGCTGGCGTTCCTCCAGCGGAGTGTCGAGCTCCGGCTCGGGCGCCTCCAGGATGTTGAAGGGCTCGGCGTCGTCCTCGATTCGGATGGTCAGCATGTCGTCCTGCTTGGCGATGGTGACCTCGATGGGATGTTCGTCCAGGTCGGCGTAGCCGTAGGTTATGATGTTGGAGATCAGTTCGTCCAGCACGAGAGTGAGGTGAAAGACCGCCTTGGGCGGCAGACCGTGGCATCTGCCGAAGGATTCCACGCGCGGCTGGAAGCACTTGAAGCAGTTTTCCTTGTTGGTCATCCGGAATGTGGTGGCGTCGACGTTCACTTCCTTGTCCCTCTTGATGACGACCACCGCGATGTCGTCCTCCTGCCCGGCGGGCCGGAATGCGCCGGCGGCGTCCATCAACGCCGCGCGAATGGTCTCCGCATTGTTGTGCGCATTCTCCTTGACGATGGCAAGCATTCTCTTCTTGCCGAACATCTCGCCCTCTTCGTTCCGGGCCTCCCAGATTCCGTCCGTGGCCATGACAAGCACTTCCCCCGGTTCGAGGAAGGCCGTGTAGTCCTCGTACTCAAACTCCTCGAGCACGCCCAGGGCGAGGCCTTCACCGCTCAACTCGGAGAACACGCCGGTCTCCGGGTTGTATCGGATAGCGGGCTCGTGTCCCGCCCGCACCCATTGTATTTCCGGAGAATTCGCCTTGAGGCGGAGATAGAAAAGAGTCAGGAAGCGACCCGTGCCGTCCATGTCCCGGCTGAGAACCGTGTTGACAGTCTGGATGCGTTCCCTGGGCGAAATGGCGGCCGAGGAGAGGGAACGCAACAGCCCGCGCGTGGTGGCCATGACCAGGGCGGATTGCACGCCATGGCCGGACACGTCGCCCAGCACCACGCCGAGGGAACGGGTCCCCTGATCGTCCATTTCGATGAAATCGTAGTAATCGCCGCCGGTCTGATCACAGAATGAAATCCCGCCCGCGATGTCGAACCCGCACAGCTCGGGCTCCTTGCGGGGCAGCAGCAGGTTCTGGACTTCCTGCGCCAGTTTCAGGTCGCGGCGCAGCAGCAGCCGCTCCTGAAGCTTGGGGCCCATGTCGTTGAAGGCGTGGATGAGTTCGTCCCGCTCGTCGCCGGTGTGCAGGTCCATGTGTACGGAAAAGTCTCCCTTGGCCAGCCGTTTGGCCGCGTCGGCCATGTGCAGCAGGGGATTGGTCACGGCCCGCGAGCCGAACCAGGCGATGAGACCGATGATGACGATCATGATTCCGGAGACAATGGAGGAAATGCTCCTGATACGGCTGAAGAGCGTCCCCAGGGTGCCGCCCACCTGATCGGGCAGACGGGTAATCACGGAATCGGGAGCGATGAGGATGAAGCTGATCTCGTCGTTGGAGGCATAGGCCCAGAATGCGTTTTGTCCCTTGTGGCGCAGATTGACCACGCCGCCCTTGTTCTGTTTCATGGCCTCAAGCAGGGGCTCGATCCCTCGAGGATCATCGGTCTTCATCCAGTCGGGCTCGATGCCGACCATCCAGTGGCGGCGCTGGCCATCGTCGTAGGCCTGTTGGGCCAGGATGAGCAGCCGGTCCTCGTCGCCCGGTTTCCGATAAACCATGTACGCCTCGATGTCGCCGCTCCAGCGGGAACGAAGCTGGGCTTCCTCGATAATTCGGAAAATGGGGACGTCCACCGAAGCCGCACCAAGGAAGCGCCCTTCCTTGTCGCGAATGGGGTAGCTGGCCGTGCTCACGCTCAAACGGGTGGCCGGATCAATGCCCGGCGCTGTCCATACGACCTCGTCCGTTGCGTGGCGGGCGTTGAGATACCATTTCTGACTCCGGTGATCGAAGTGCGGGGGGAAGTGACCGTGTCCGGGATAGGTGAGAAACACGCCGGACTCCAGCCCGACGTTGAACCATTGGGAGTCCTTACGCTGTTCATTGAAAAGGGCCTTGAAGACGGGGGTGAGCTCGTTGAGGCGCTGGATGTCCTCTTCGGTCTTCCCGGCATCTGTCGGTTCCTCCATCATATCCATCATGCCCATCTTGGAGAGCAGGAAGGCGGGCTGCTCCAGGCTGATGTACAATGGCGAGGCCTTGCTGGTCCGCCCCCGGCGCAAATAGAGGTCGGAGGGGGCCAGATCAGGCGGGGCCGCATTGCCGGGGTGAAAATTGGAAGCGTAATAGACAGGCGAGGACTTTTCCGGCAACTGCCAGACAAGATAGTGCTCCGCCTGCCTGGCCAGCATGCGCGCGCTCAGTGAGATGGCTTGGCCGCGCGCCTCGAAATAGCGCAGCAGGCTGTCGGCGTTGTGCTCCAGCTCCGCGCGGATGATGTTGAGCATCTCCCCCCGTGTCTCGCCGGAGACCTGATCGACCATCTTGCCCGCCTGCCGGCTCATGAGAGTGCGCGACAGGAGCAACGGCCCCATACTGAAGGCCACGAGAACGATGAATATCTTGATACGGATGGAAAATTTCATAAGCTGCGCCTGCGCCCGGATTTGATCACAGCGTCCTGCCGCTGTCCACTGGCCGCCCATTATAATTACATTAAACTTGGAAAACGGCCTCATTCCGTTTATATCACTATGCATTAACTCCACACCGCAAGCAACGGGACAACCATGCCGAACGCCAATGAAACCAAGCGCGTAACAAAAACATCACTGTATTCGTGGGTGTTGTACAAGAACCTGCACCTCCAGCTCGCCGTGGTCGGGATCATCGTCATCACCGTGGCCATGCGCGTCCTGCCGTTGGAATTGCAGAAGCGGATCATCAACGAAGCCATCGGCCTCAAGGATCTGCCCGCCCTGTACCGCTACTGCGCCCTCTACATCGGCACGGTCACCCTGGCGGGCATCCTCAAGCTGGCCATCAACCTGATGCAGGTCTACATCGGGGAGCGGACCCTGAAGGTGGTCCGGGAGCGGCTTTACGAGCACCTGCTCTCCCTGCCCATCCAGTTTTATCGCCGCACCTCGCCCGGCAACGTCATCTCCTACATCATCACCGAGTTCATTCCGGTGGCCACCTTCATCGGCCAGGCCGTGGCCGTACCCGCGGTCAACATCCTGACCTTCCTGGCCATGGCCGGGTACATGATCTACCTCAACCCGACCATCGGCCTGATCTCCATCACCATCTATCCGGTGGAGATCTTCATCCTGCCCCGCATCCAGAAGTATTTCCGACGCGCCAACCGCCGCCGCATCAAGCACACCCAGAAGCTCTCCGGCCTGGTGGGCGAGGCCGTCTCCGGCGTGCACGAGGTCCACTCCAACGCCTCCATCCCCCTGGAGTCGCGCCGCTTCAGGCTGGTGCTCGAAGAGCTCTACAAGGCCACGGTCCTCCAGAACGCGCTGAAATTCGCCATCAAGTTCGTGAACAACTTCTTCATGAGCCTGGGACCGTTCGTCCTCTTTCTCATCGGCGGCTACTACGCCATTCAGGGCCACTTCGACGTCGGCGCCATCGTGGCCTTTCTCTCGGCCTACGAGAAGCTCTACGACCCGTGGAAGGAGCTGATGGAGTTCTGGCAGGTCTACCAGGACAGCTCGGTGCGCTACAAGCAGATCATGCGCGCCTTCGACCATACCCCCGAGTTCGCTCAGGACGTGGTGGGCCGCGAGCCCTACGCCCTGGACAACGATGTGGAGGTCAGGGATCTCACCTTCGTGGTCGGCGGCAACATCAAGCTGCTGGACCGCGTCTCGCTGAAGGTCAAAGGCGGCGAACATGTTGCCCTGGTCGGCTTCTCCGGCTCCGGCAAGTCCACCCTGGCCCTGTGCGTGGCCCAGCTCTACAAGTACACCAGCGGTTCTGTCATGGTCGGCGGCAGGGAGGTCTGCGAACTGGCCAAGCCGGACATGTCCTATAACCTCGGCATGGTCGCCCAGCACCCGTTCATCTTCGACGGCACGGTGCGCGAGAACCTGCTCTATTCCTGTCAGTCCCTGTCCATGCAGGGCGGGCACTGCCCCGGCCCGGCCGAGGAACCCGACCTGGACACCCTGATCAAGATCACCCAGCAGGTGGGGCTGTTCACGGACGTGCTCGCCTTTGCCCTGCGCTCCCGCCTGGAGGACGGAAAACACGACGACCTGCGCGACTCCATCGTGGCCGTGCGCCGGGACTTCCAGGAAGGTCAGGAAGGCATGTACGCGGACGTGGCCGAGCACATCGAATTTTTCGAGATGGACAACTACAGCCACTACATGACCGTGGCCGAGAACATCGCCTTCGGCGCGGCCGTGGAGAAGGACTACGACCAGGAGCACCTCCATCTCCAGCCCGGATTCATCGAATTCCTCCAGAGCCACGGCCTCATGGCGCACCTCATCGTGCTGGGTGAGACCCTGGCCCGCGTGGTCACCGACGAACTGGGCCCCGAACCTTCCCACGAGGCCTTCGAAGGTTCGCCCATTCCCGAGGCCGAGTACGGCGAATACCAGAAGGTGGCCAACCGGATCGATTCCGGCGAACCCCTCAGCGCGGAAGAAAAAGACCTGATCCTCAAGCTCGCCCTGGGATTCACGCCCGGCATACACCGCCAGGTTCCCCTGGACAGGGGATTCGCCAACCGGGTGGTCAACTCCCGCCAGGACTTCATAGACCTGGTCAACGAGACCCGTCCCGGCGCATTCAGCTTCTTCATGGGAGACGAATACATCGGCGCGGTCAACATCAAGGATAACATTCTGTTCGGCCGCGTCCGTTCCGACGATCCCAGCGCGGAGGACGAGATCAACCACCGCATCATGCAGGCCCTGATCATGCAGGGAGCCCTGGAACCCGTGGCCGAGATCGGCCTGGAGTTCGAGGTGGGCTCCATGGGCGACCGCCTGTCCGGCGGCCAGCGCCAGAAAATCGCCCTGGCCCGGACCTTCCTCAAGAATCCGCCCGTGCTCATCCTGGACGAGGCCACCGCCGCCCTGGACAACAAGTCCCAGGCCCGGGTCCAGAACATCATCACCAACAACCTCAAGGGCAAGTCCACGGTCCTGGCGGTCATCCACCGGC encodes the following:
- a CDS encoding STAS domain-containing protein — encoded protein: MALKETKENGVSVLTVDGNLDAEGTQVLEEKVLALLEGGETKLLFDFSGLDYINSSGLRVLVLAYQRLKKASGAVGICGIKDYIQEVFEVSGYDKIFPLYGDRTAALDAM
- a CDS encoding SpoIIE family protein phosphatase, which encodes MKFSIRIKIFIVLVAFSMGPLLLSRTLMSRQAGKMVDQVSGETRGEMLNIIRAELEHNADSLLRYFEARGQAISLSARMLARQAEHYLVWQLPEKSSPVYYASNFHPGNAAPPDLAPSDLYLRRGRTSKASPLYISLEQPAFLLSKMGMMDMMEEPTDAGKTEEDIQRLNELTPVFKALFNEQRKDSQWFNVGLESGVFLTYPGHGHFPPHFDHRSQKWYLNARHATDEVVWTAPGIDPATRLSVSTASYPIRDKEGRFLGAASVDVPIFRIIEEAQLRSRWSGDIEAYMVYRKPGDEDRLLILAQQAYDDGQRRHWMVGIEPDWMKTDDPRGIEPLLEAMKQNKGGVVNLRHKGQNAFWAYASNDEISFILIAPDSVITRLPDQVGGTLGTLFSRIRSISSIVSGIMIVIIGLIAWFGSRAVTNPLLHMADAAKRLAKGDFSVHMDLHTGDERDELIHAFNDMGPKLQERLLLRRDLKLAQEVQNLLLPRKEPELCGFDIAGGISFCDQTGGDYYDFIEMDDQGTRSLGVVLGDVSGHGVQSALVMATTRGLLRSLSSAAISPRERIQTVNTVLSRDMDGTGRFLTLFYLRLKANSPEIQWVRAGHEPAIRYNPETGVFSELSGEGLALGVLEEFEYEDYTAFLEPGEVLVMATDGIWEARNEEGEMFGKKRMLAIVKENAHNNAETIRAALMDAAGAFRPAGQEDDIAVVVIKRDKEVNVDATTFRMTNKENCFKCFQPRVESFGRCHGLPPKAVFHLTLVLDELISNIITYGYADLDEHPIEVTIAKQDDMLTIRIEDDAEPFNILEAPEPELDTPLEERQRQIGGMGVHLVKNMVSHIKYQRSNGKNILTMTKDLKTCAHQG
- a CDS encoding ABC transporter ATP-binding protein/permease, whose product is MPNANETKRVTKTSLYSWVLYKNLHLQLAVVGIIVITVAMRVLPLELQKRIINEAIGLKDLPALYRYCALYIGTVTLAGILKLAINLMQVYIGERTLKVVRERLYEHLLSLPIQFYRRTSPGNVISYIITEFIPVATFIGQAVAVPAVNILTFLAMAGYMIYLNPTIGLISITIYPVEIFILPRIQKYFRRANRRRIKHTQKLSGLVGEAVSGVHEVHSNASIPLESRRFRLVLEELYKATVLQNALKFAIKFVNNFFMSLGPFVLFLIGGYYAIQGHFDVGAIVAFLSAYEKLYDPWKELMEFWQVYQDSSVRYKQIMRAFDHTPEFAQDVVGREPYALDNDVEVRDLTFVVGGNIKLLDRVSLKVKGGEHVALVGFSGSGKSTLALCVAQLYKYTSGSVMVGGREVCELAKPDMSYNLGMVAQHPFIFDGTVRENLLYSCQSLSMQGGHCPGPAEEPDLDTLIKITQQVGLFTDVLAFALRSRLEDGKHDDLRDSIVAVRRDFQEGQEGMYADVAEHIEFFEMDNYSHYMTVAENIAFGAAVEKDYDQEHLHLQPGFIEFLQSHGLMAHLIVLGETLARVVTDELGPEPSHEAFEGSPIPEAEYGEYQKVANRIDSGEPLSAEEKDLILKLALGFTPGIHRQVPLDRGFANRVVNSRQDFIDLVNETRPGAFSFFMGDEYIGAVNIKDNILFGRVRSDDPSAEDEINHRIMQALIMQGALEPVAEIGLEFEVGSMGDRLSGGQRQKIALARTFLKNPPVLILDEATAALDNKSQARVQNIITNNLKGKSTVLAVIHRLDMLPYYDKVVVLKAGKIVEQGPYQELLDRKGALYTLVHGKED